In Nerophis ophidion isolate RoL-2023_Sa linkage group LG03, RoL_Noph_v1.0, whole genome shotgun sequence, the following are encoded in one genomic region:
- the LOC133549084 gene encoding uncharacterized protein LOC133549084, giving the protein MAVLFGVLGLLVSACLGFPSQSASNGRPLKGKDSNHSYVRLLDPHTLNQFNYKAPLDAVGAPKVGMPEKWHHSPEREAVHNQIEEKEPNSQHPLDLLIKQHTPETSVEGISFPHISHFKRLVEGMKNSFLTPGKDLMHFQTAGELLLNELASGLAMKPTDGSVDHEDNDVLQGPNQKGVGLSPRMQKTGNVKRYPGKKLHTFWSKDRQLPDQTSLSSQEVRPVANASSTKVPGPLSQQNTPALGSYGKSVKVKPQREPVASWVYMPDGRQKTTGEPVTAKKSGVAKVSPVVVQPAQAHGGNVQASKLKPSVYGSSMHKGILQDHPRRLYSSKNLAQETRKPQPNIPQRFGSPSASRNTVPVRGGVGKPSNGVIAAPQGAQAAMRRTLLNSKRTYQLPVPQWPMAGFQRRLSVFLDPKKTSVQRSRSSYERSQVTHSSSSYSPH; this is encoded by the exons ATGGCTGTTCTGTTTGG GGTTCTTGGCTTGCTGGTGTCCGCCTGCCTTGGTTTTCCTTCTCAGAGCG cTTCCAATGGCCGTCCTCTCAAGGGTAAAGATTCCAACCATAGCTACGTGAGGCTCCTTGATCCTCACACCCTCAACCAGTTTAATTACAAAGCTCCTTTGGACGCAGTGGGCGCTCCGAAAGTGGGAATGCCGGAAAAGTGGCACCATAGTCCTGAGAGAGAAGCCGTCCATAACCAGATAGAGGAGAAGGAACCCAACTCCCAGCATCCGTTGGACCTTCTCATCAAGCAGCACACCCCAGAAACGTCAGTGGAGGGCATCAGTTTTCCTCACATCAGCCATTTCAAGAGACTTGTAGAAGGCATGAAGAACTCGTTCCTGACTCCCGGGAAGGATTTGATGCACTTCCAGACAGCGGGGGAACTTCTTCTGAATGAATTAGCTTCGGGTCTGGCCATGAAACCTACGGACGGGTCTGTCGACCATGAGGACAATGACGTCTTGCAAGGACCAAACCAAAAGGGTGTAGGACtctctcccaggatgcagaaaaCAGGAAATGTTAAACGCTACCCTGGGAAAAAACTGCACACGTTTTGGTCCAAAGATCGACAGCTTCCTGACCAAACCTCGTTAAGTAGTCAAGAAGTGCGCCCTGTAGCCAATGCAAGTTCTACCAAGGTTCCTGGCCCCCTGTCCCAACAAAACACTCCAGCTTTGGGCTCCTACGGCAAAAGTGTCAAAGTCAAACCCCAAAGAGAACCTGTAGCCTCATGGGTCTACATGCCAGATGGACGCCAGAAGACCACCGGGGAGCCGGTGACCGCCAAAAAATCTGGAGTCGCAAAAGTCAGCCCTGTGGTAGTCCAGCCGGCACAAGCACATGGAGGGAACGTCCAAGCAAGCAAGTTGAAACCTTCCGTTTACGGTTCAAGCATGCATAAAGGTATTCTACAAGATCATCCACGGCGTCTGTATTCCTCCAAGAACCTTGCTCAAGAAACCCGGAAACCGCAACCTAACATTCCTCAGAGGTTTGGTTCTCCAAGCGCGTCCCGGAATACTGTCCCTGTGCGTGGCGGCGTGGGTAAACCCTCTAACGGCGTGATTGCCGCACCGCAAGGTGCTCAAGCCGCCATGCGGCGTACGTTGCTGAACTCCAAGCGCACCTATCAACTTCCTGTTCCGCAATGGCCGATGGCAGGGTTCCAAAGGAGACTTTCTGTGTTCCTGGACCCAAAGAAGACATCCGTCCAAAGGTCCAGGAGCAGCTACGAGAGGAGTCAAGTAACGCACTCCAGCAGTAGCTACTCGCCACACTAA
- the armc10 gene encoding armadillo repeat-containing protein 10 isoform X1 translates to MGDGAISPKIGNMKALLGIVAGAGASYGLYKLLSGGGFKRYKKSVNWEGAALKGGPPGEGSPRPGSLLAKVSGLDVVCPQGERTDAASGDTTHQTPGNLQPEHLKMLLTCLQTSTSPSDRCRLLLTLGNAAAFTVNQNIIREFKGIPVIGGLLSDPAPEVKTHALNALSNLCMNTENQEQLKVYVPQVLESIEMSPVNSDLQLGALRLLTNLSVTDKHQYLLKDSVTLLLSLLVVCNEELQVQTLKVLVNLSSNPDMMDDIVQAQAPASVMLLFDVQTASSVLLRLLTFAGNLKAWRPSAQVADQLRRKQDCLFRVMLDESSQLQGRLVELLSHPDKELQAQVARVLT, encoded by the exons ATGGGCGACGGCGCCATTAGCCCTAAAATTGGCAACATGAAGGCTTTGCTGGGAATAGTCGCCGGAGCCGGAGCTTCTTACGGGTTGTACAAGCTTCTGAGCGGGGGAGGCTTCAAGAGGTACAAGAAAAGTGTGAACTGGGAAGGCGCGGCTTTGAAGGGCGGTCCGCCCGGGGAAGGAAGCCCTCGGCCGGGCAGCCTGCTGGCCAAAGTGTCGGGACTGGACGTCGTCTGTCCTCAAGGCGAGCGGACGGATGCTGCTTCAG GCGACACCACGCATCAGACCCCGGGTAACTTGCAACCGGAGCACCTGAAAATGCTGCTGACGTGTCTTCAAACCAGTACGAGTCCATCCGACAGGTGTCGTCTTTTACTCACATTAGGAAACGCCGCGGCCTTTACCGTGAATCAG AACATTATTCGTGAGTTTAAAGGGATTCCAGTCATAGGTGGCCTCCTCTCTGACCCGGCACCTGAGGTTAAAACACACGCTCTGAATGCTTTGAGTAATCTGTGCATGAACACGGAAAACCAGGAGCAACTGAAG GTTTATGTGCCACAAGTGCTGGAGTCGATCGAGATGTCTCCGGTGAACTCTGACCTCCAGCTCGGCGCTCTCAGGCTGCTAACGAATCTGTCCGTCACGGACAAACACCAGTACTTACTCAAGGACTCTGTGACCCTTTTGCTCTCGCTGCTCGTGGTGTGCAATGAAGAGTTACAG GTTCAGACCTTAAAAGTGCTGGTGAATTTGTCATCTAATCCAGACATGATGGATGATATTGTTCAGGCTCAG GCCCCAGCTTCCGTCATGCTGCTCTTTGACGTGCAAACCGCCTCGTCGGTGCTCCTGCGGCTGCTGACGTTCGCCGGCAACCTGAAGGCCTGGAGGCCGTCGGCGCAGGTGGCCGACCAGCTGCGGCGGAAGCAGGACTGCCTCTTCCGGGTGATGCTGGACGAGTCGTCGCAGCTCCAGGGCCGACTGGTGGAGCTGCTGTCACACCCCGACAAGGAGCTTCAAGCACAGGTGGCCCGTGTATTGACgtaa
- the armc10 gene encoding armadillo repeat-containing protein 10 isoform X2, producing the protein MGDGAISPKIGNMKALLGIVAGAGASYGLYKLLSGGGFKRYKKSVNWEGAALKGGPPGEGSPRPGSLLAKVSGLDVVCPQGERTDAASGDTTHQTPGNLQPEHLKMLLTCLQTSTSPSDRCRLLLTLGNAAAFTVNQNIIREFKGIPVIGGLLSDPAPEVKTHALNALSNLCMNTENQEQLKVYVPQVLESIEMSPVNSDLQLGALRLLTNLSVTDKHQYLLKDSVTLLLSLLVVCNEELQAPASVMLLFDVQTASSVLLRLLTFAGNLKAWRPSAQVADQLRRKQDCLFRVMLDESSQLQGRLVELLSHPDKELQAQVARVLT; encoded by the exons ATGGGCGACGGCGCCATTAGCCCTAAAATTGGCAACATGAAGGCTTTGCTGGGAATAGTCGCCGGAGCCGGAGCTTCTTACGGGTTGTACAAGCTTCTGAGCGGGGGAGGCTTCAAGAGGTACAAGAAAAGTGTGAACTGGGAAGGCGCGGCTTTGAAGGGCGGTCCGCCCGGGGAAGGAAGCCCTCGGCCGGGCAGCCTGCTGGCCAAAGTGTCGGGACTGGACGTCGTCTGTCCTCAAGGCGAGCGGACGGATGCTGCTTCAG GCGACACCACGCATCAGACCCCGGGTAACTTGCAACCGGAGCACCTGAAAATGCTGCTGACGTGTCTTCAAACCAGTACGAGTCCATCCGACAGGTGTCGTCTTTTACTCACATTAGGAAACGCCGCGGCCTTTACCGTGAATCAG AACATTATTCGTGAGTTTAAAGGGATTCCAGTCATAGGTGGCCTCCTCTCTGACCCGGCACCTGAGGTTAAAACACACGCTCTGAATGCTTTGAGTAATCTGTGCATGAACACGGAAAACCAGGAGCAACTGAAG GTTTATGTGCCACAAGTGCTGGAGTCGATCGAGATGTCTCCGGTGAACTCTGACCTCCAGCTCGGCGCTCTCAGGCTGCTAACGAATCTGTCCGTCACGGACAAACACCAGTACTTACTCAAGGACTCTGTGACCCTTTTGCTCTCGCTGCTCGTGGTGTGCAATGAAGAGTTACAG GCCCCAGCTTCCGTCATGCTGCTCTTTGACGTGCAAACCGCCTCGTCGGTGCTCCTGCGGCTGCTGACGTTCGCCGGCAACCTGAAGGCCTGGAGGCCGTCGGCGCAGGTGGCCGACCAGCTGCGGCGGAAGCAGGACTGCCTCTTCCGGGTGATGCTGGACGAGTCGTCGCAGCTCCAGGGCCGACTGGTGGAGCTGCTGTCACACCCCGACAAGGAGCTTCAAGCACAGGTGGCCCGTGTATTGACgtaa